From a region of the Solanum stenotomum isolate F172 chromosome 2, ASM1918654v1, whole genome shotgun sequence genome:
- the LOC125857031 gene encoding sucrose transport protein SUC4: MPEIERHRTRHNRPAIREPVKPRVPLRLLFRVASVAGGIQFGWALQLSLLTPYVQELGIPHAWASIIWLCGPLSGLLVQPLVGHMSDKCTSRFGRRRPFIVAGAVSIMIAVLIIGFSADIGWLLGDRGEIKVRAIAAFVVGFWLLDVANNMTQGPCRALLADLTQKDHRRTRVANAYFSLFMAIGNILGFATGSYSGWFKIFPFTLNTACTINCANLKAAFILDIIFIATTTCISISAANEQPLDPSRGSSHTREEFGESSHGQEEAFLWELFGIFKYFPGVVWVILLVTSLTWIGWFPFLLFDTDWFGREIYGGEPNDGKNYSAGVRMGSLGLTLNSVLLGLTSLFMEKLCRKWGAGFTWGVSNVVMSLCFIAMLIITAARSNIDIGQGLPPDGIVIAALVVFSILGIPLAITYSVPYALVSSRIDALGLGQGLSMGVLNLAIVFPQIVVSLGSGPWDELFGGGNSPAFVVAALSAFAGGLIAILAIPRTRVEKPKIFA; the protein is encoded by the exons ATGCCGGAGATAGAAAGGCATAGAACAAGGCATAACCGACCGGCGATTCGAGAACCGGTGAAACCGAGAGTACCACTGAGACTATTGTTCCGAGTAGCTTCGGTTGCCGGTGGAATTCAATTCGGTTGGGCGTTACAACTATCACTGCTCACACCTTATGTGCAAGAGCTTGGAATACCGCATGCTTGGGCGAGCATAATATGGCTCTGTGGACCGCTTTCAGGTTTACTGGTTCAGCCTTTAGTAGGTCACATGAGTGACAAGTGCACAAGTCGGTTCGGTCGTCGGCGTCCGTTTATTGTCGCCGGAGCAGTATCGATCATGATTGCGGTGTTGATTATCGGTTTCTCCGCTGATATTGGATGGCTTTTAGGTGATCGAGGTGAAATAAAAGTGCGTGCTATAGCGGCGTTTGTCGTAGGGTTTTGGCTTCTCGATGTTGCTAATAATATGACTCAAGGACCTTGCAGAGCTCTGCTTGCTGATCTTACAC AAAAGGATCATAGAAGAACTCGAGTAGCAAATGcatatttttccttatttatggCCATTGGTAACATCCTTGGCTTTGCTACTGGATCTTACAGTGGCTGGTTCAAGATCTTCCCTTTTACTCTCAATACTGCATGCACCATCAACTGTGCCAATCTAAAGGCTGCTTTTATTCTCGACATTATTTTTATTGCAACAACTACATGCATTAGCATATCAGCGGCCAATGAGCAGCCTCTAGATCCCAGTCGTGGTTCCTCTCATACCAGAGAAGAGTTTGGTGAATCAAGCCATGGTCAAGAAGAAGCTTTTCTCTGGGAGTTGTTTGGAATTTTCAAGTATTTCCCAGGTGTTGTTTGGGTGATCCTGCTTGTCACTTCCCTGACTTGGATTGGATGGTTTCCGTTTCTTTTGTTCGATACTGACTGGTTTGGTCGAGAAATTTATGGCGGTGAACCAAATGATGGAAAGAATTATAGTGCAGGAGTGCGAATGGGTTCATTGGGTCTAACGTTGAATTCTGTGCTTCTTGGACTAACTTCATTGTTCATGGAGAAGCTCTGTCGAAAATGGGGGGCTGGTTTCACATGGGGAGTTTCAAATGTGGTCATGTCTCTCTGTTTTATAGCCATGCTTATAATTACTGCCGCTAGGAGTAACATAGACATTGGCCAGGGTCTTCCACCGGATGGCATTGTGATTGCTGCGCTGGTTGTATTTTCTATTCTTGGGATCCCACTAGCT ATAACATACAGTGTTCCATATGCTTTAGTATCCTCAAGGATTGATGCTCTTGGGCTTGGACAAG GCTTGTCAATGGGTGTGCTGAACCTGGCAATTGTGTTCCCACAG ATTGTGGTTTCTCTGGGAAGTGGGCCATGGGATGAGCTATTTGGTGGAGGCAATTCACCAGCCTTTGTTGTGGCTGCGCTTTCAGCATTTGCTGGTGGACTTATAGCCATCTTGGCGATTCCTCGAACACGGGTTGAGAAACCCAAGATCTTTGCATGA